The nucleotide sequence GCGGCTCCGAAACGATGGTTTCCGCGCTTCGCGAGGCGCGGAACCGCCGCGCGGTCAAGGCCATCGTGCTGCGCGTGGACAGTCCGGGCGGCTCGGGCCAGGCCTCGGACGACATCTGGCAGGAGGTGCGCCGTGCCCGCGCCCAGAAGCCGGTGATCGTCAGCATGTCGAACCTCGCCGCGTCGGGAGGCTACTACATCGCCTGCGGCGCCGACCGCATCGTGGCGGAACCGACGACGCTCACCGGCTCGATCGGCGTCTTCGGTGGCAAGCTCAACCTGCTGGGTCTCTACCAGAAGCTCGGGCTGAACATCGAAACGGTCTCGCGCGGGCGAAATGCGGAGATGCTCTCGCCGTTCCGGGACTTCACCCCGCAGGAGCGGGATCGCTACCAGGCCCAGCTCGACGACTTCTACCGCGTGTTTCTCGCGCGAGTGGCGGAGGGCAGGGGCATGAGCGAGGAACGCGCGGACTCGCTCGGCCGCGGCCGCGTCTGGGCCGGCCTGTCGGCCCAACGCTTCGGCCTGGTGGACACACTGGGGGGCCTGAACACGGCGGTGGCCGTGGCAAGGTCGCGCGCCGGGCTGTCCGAGGACGCGACCGTTCGCCTCGAGCTCTATCCGCGACCGAAGCACTCGTTCGTGCGGACATTCCTGGAGGGCCTGCTCGGAGTCGAAGACGACGAGTCGGAGGCCTCCGCGCTCTCACCCGTCTTCGCCGCGTGGCTCGTGGCGGCCCGGTTCCCGGCCGGCGCGACGCTCGCGATGCTGCCCTACACGCTCGATATCCGCTGACGGGCGAAAGCAGCGAGGCGCGGCCCGTCGGGCCGCGCCTCGTCTCGTACGTCTGGTGGCCGAAGGACGCTACTTCTTCTTCGCGAGCGTGTGGATGTAGGCGATGAGGTCCTCGATCTGAGCGGGCTTGAGCTGGCCCGACTTGCCCCACGCAACCATGCCTTCCTTGAGCTTGCCGTTGGTGATGCAGTCGCGCAGGTAGTCGTCACCACCCTTGGCGCGCGCGGGGTCGGCCCAGGTGCTGGGCAGCTTCCAGTTCGGGGTCGGCTTGCCGGTCAGCTTGACGCCCCCCGTCCCGTCGGCCTTGTGGCAGACGACGCACTTGGAGGTGTAGATCACCTTGCCCGCGGCGGCGTTGCCCTTGCTGGGGCCGGCCTGGGCGGTGAGCGCGAACATGAAGGCAAAGGCAGCGAGCGCAGCGATCCCGAGGCTCAGGGCACGCTGGGGCTTCAGAAACGACATTCGACGGCTCCTTTCGGGTCCAATGGTGCGTGGGCCCGAGGGCCCACAACCGGGAAGATCCAGAGTGGGCCCGCAGGCCCACGACAGACCATGTGCGTCCCACAGTAGTGTCGTGGGCGGAGGGATTCAATCCGCCCGGGCCCGCCGATGTTCTCGGCGGGTCAATGTTGCGACCGCTGGAACCCGCGCGTCCGGAAGGTCCGTCCCTGAGTTCTTGACCCGCTTCGAACAGCGATGCTAGTTTCCGCCTTTGCTTGCAGTTACGCGATTGATGCTCGCCGGTGTCAAACGCGGGCACGCCGTCCTCGGGTCACTTCGAGCTGCGCACGGGAGGTGTCGGGTGAAAGAGTTCCCCACTGCACAGATCCGGAACGTCGCCCTGGTCGCACACCACGGAGTCGGCAAGACGTCGCTGGCGGAGGCGATGCTCTTCAACGCGAAGGCGACGACCCGGCTGGGGCGGATCTCCGACGGCACCACGCTGCTCGACCACGCCCCCGACGAGATCTCGCGGCAGATCACCATCGACCTGGGACTCGCCCAGTTCGAGTGGGCGGGACACAAGGTCAACCTGCTCGACACGCCGGGGTATCCGGACTTCGTTGGGGACGTCTACAGCGCCCTGAGGGTGGCGGACGCCGCGATCCTCGTGATCCGCGCCAGCGCTGGAGTCGAGGTCGGCACCGAGGTCGTCTGGGAGGTGCTCAAGCAGGAGAAGAGCCCGATCCTGGTCGTCGTGAACATGATGGACAAGGAGCACGCCGACTTCGCGGCGGCGGTCCGCAGCTGTCACGATCGTCTCGGCCTGAACGCGGTGGCGGTGCAGATCCCGATCGGCGAGGCGGAGCAGTTCTCCGGCATCGTGGACCTGATCGAGAACCGGGCGTGGCAGTTCACCGGGCGAGGGGTGGAGGAGAAGAGCCAGGAGATCCCGATTCCGGCCGAGCTCGCGGAACGCGCCGCCGCGGCGCGCGCGACGCTCATGGAGGAGGCCGCGACCGGCGATGAGAGTCTCATGGAGAAGTTCCTCTCGAGCGGCGAGCTGTCGGTCGAGGAGATCCGCAAGGGACTCTGCGAACGGGTCGTGATGTGCGATCTGGCCCCGGTGTTCTGCTGCTCGGCGTACCACAACCTCGGAGTCAAGGAAGTGCTCGACGAGGTCGCGGACGTCCTCCCCTCGCCACTCGACGTCCATCCCCAGAAGGGCCCGAGCGGCGGCGACGGGGCCGTGGTTGAGATCCGGCCCGAGGCCACGGCTCCGGTTGCGGCCACCGTGTTCAAGACGCTGGCCGAAGCACACCTCGGCGAGTTGTCGCTCATTCGTCTCTGGGCCGGGCACCTCGAGCCGGGCAAGGAACTCCTCAACACTTCGCGCGCACGCTCCGAGAAGATGGGCACGCTCTACCACCTGACCGGAAAGGAAAGGTCGGACTGCAAGGGCGCCGCCGCCGGCGACATCGTCGCGGCGGTCAAGCTGCGCGAAACGCACACCGGGGACACGCTGGCCGACAAGGCGCGACCGGTGAAGCTGGCGGCCCCGGACTTTCCCGATCCCGTCACGGCCGAGTGCATCCGCTCGAAGAACAAGGGGGACGAGGAGAAGATGGCGCAGGGCATCGCGCGCCTGCACGAGGAGGATCCGACGCTCGCGCGCGGATACGAGGAGAGCACCCGGGAACACCTCGTCTTCGGCATGGGCGACCTGCACCTCGAGATCCTCGTCGAGCGCCTCAAGAAGCGCTTCGGCGTGGACGTGCTGCTCAGCAAGCCGCACGTTCCGTACCGCGAGACGATCCGCGGCAAGGCGCAGGACGAATACCGCCACAAGAAACAGTCCGGCGGCCGCGGCCAGTTCGGCGAGGTGCACCTCAAGGTCGAGCCGCTTCCGCGTGGCGGGAAGTTCCTGTTCGTGGACGAGATCAAGGGCGGGGTGATTCCCGGGCAATACATTCCCGCCGTCGAGAAGGGCGTCGTCGCCGGCATGGAGAAGGGGCCGCTCGCCGGCTACCCGGTCGTGGACGTGCGGGTCGCGGTGTTCTTCGGCAAGTACCACGACGTGGACTCCTCGGAAATGGCGTTCAAGATCGCGGCCGAGACCTGCTTCCACCAGGTCGTGCTCAAGGCCTCTCCCGTGCTGCTCGAGCCGTTCAGCGACCTCGAAGTGCGCGTGCCGGAGGAGTTCCTCGGCGACGTGATGGGGGACATGTCCTCGCGCCGGGGCAAGATTCTCGGCACCGAAGCGAGCGGCCACTACCAGGTCATCAAGGCCAAGGTTCCCGCCGCCGAGCTCTACAAGTACGCCTCGCACCTGCGCTCGATCACGCAGGGCAGAGGCATGCACCACGCCAAGCTG is from Candidatus Eisenbacteria bacterium and encodes:
- a CDS encoding cytochrome c, which codes for MSFLKPQRALSLGIAALAAFAFMFALTAQAGPSKGNAAAGKVIYTSKCVVCHKADGTGGVKLTGKPTPNWKLPSTWADPARAKGGDDYLRDCITNGKLKEGMVAWGKSGQLKPAQIEDLIAYIHTLAKKK
- the fusA gene encoding elongation factor G; translation: MKEFPTAQIRNVALVAHHGVGKTSLAEAMLFNAKATTRLGRISDGTTLLDHAPDEISRQITIDLGLAQFEWAGHKVNLLDTPGYPDFVGDVYSALRVADAAILVIRASAGVEVGTEVVWEVLKQEKSPILVVVNMMDKEHADFAAAVRSCHDRLGLNAVAVQIPIGEAEQFSGIVDLIENRAWQFTGRGVEEKSQEIPIPAELAERAAAARATLMEEAATGDESLMEKFLSSGELSVEEIRKGLCERVVMCDLAPVFCCSAYHNLGVKEVLDEVADVLPSPLDVHPQKGPSGGDGAVVEIRPEATAPVAATVFKTLAEAHLGELSLIRLWAGHLEPGKELLNTSRARSEKMGTLYHLTGKERSDCKGAAAGDIVAAVKLRETHTGDTLADKARPVKLAAPDFPDPVTAECIRSKNKGDEEKMAQGIARLHEEDPTLARGYEESTREHLVFGMGDLHLEILVERLKKRFGVDVLLSKPHVPYRETIRGKAQDEYRHKKQSGGRGQFGEVHLKVEPLPRGGKFLFVDEIKGGVIPGQYIPAVEKGVVAGMEKGPLAGYPVVDVRVAVFFGKYHDVDSSEMAFKIAAETCFHQVVLKASPVLLEPFSDLEVRVPEEFLGDVMGDMSSRRGKILGTEASGHYQVIKAKVPAAELYKYASHLRSITQGRGMHHAKLSHYEEVPREIAEKVIAAARAEKEAGANA